One segment of Deinococcus metalli DNA contains the following:
- a CDS encoding MalY/PatB family protein: MTSPTTQADDVRDTLDVGALRHPDSMKWTLYPPDVIPMWVADMDYPVAPAILDALRERLTRGLGYHQLRGDPELLPLLRAHLAAQGLDDLPEGGIAFLPGVVPGLYAAVHALTTPGEPVVTMTPIYHPFHMAITDLGRRVAGVPLREGETGYEINWAALDAASRGSRLLMLCHPHNPTGRVWTAEELEKLRDLAIARDLFVVSDELHADLRYTGSAFEAFAADPRVRSRTITLTGPCKAYNTAGLGIGAMVGHNAGLVSRVRSAAGGLMGHEGAMSVTMWRAALSGAGPWLEDTVAYLQTNRDFLMAYLREKLPWVRAYAPEATYLAWLDLRDHPRAGDIQAFLLNEAKVAVHDGPVFAPEAQKAQYQGFVRLNFATSRAILTEALDRMATALNSAR; this comes from the coding sequence ATGACGAGCCCCACCACACAGGCCGACGACGTGCGGGACACGCTGGACGTGGGCGCCCTGCGCCATCCGGACTCCATGAAGTGGACGCTGTACCCGCCGGACGTCATTCCGATGTGGGTCGCGGACATGGACTACCCGGTCGCCCCGGCGATCCTGGACGCGCTGCGCGAACGGCTCACGCGCGGCCTGGGGTACCACCAGCTGCGCGGTGACCCCGAACTGCTGCCTCTGCTGCGCGCCCACCTCGCCGCGCAGGGCCTGGACGACCTGCCCGAGGGCGGCATTGCCTTCCTGCCGGGCGTCGTGCCGGGCCTGTACGCGGCCGTGCACGCCCTGACCACGCCGGGCGAGCCGGTCGTGACCATGACGCCCATCTACCATCCCTTCCACATGGCGATCACGGACCTGGGCCGCCGGGTCGCTGGCGTGCCGCTGCGCGAGGGCGAGACCGGCTACGAGATCAACTGGGCCGCGCTGGACGCCGCGTCGCGCGGCAGCCGCCTGCTGATGCTGTGCCATCCCCACAACCCCACCGGCCGCGTGTGGACCGCGGAGGAACTGGAAAAGCTCCGCGACCTTGCCATCGCCCGCGACCTGTTCGTGGTGAGCGACGAATTGCACGCGGACCTGCGCTACACCGGGTCGGCCTTCGAGGCCTTCGCCGCCGACCCGCGCGTGCGAAGCCGCACCATCACCCTGACTGGCCCGTGCAAGGCGTACAACACCGCCGGGCTGGGGATCGGCGCGATGGTCGGGCACAACGCCGGACTGGTGAGCCGCGTCCGCTCGGCCGCCGGCGGTCTGATGGGCCACGAGGGCGCCATGAGCGTGACCATGTGGCGCGCAGCGCTGTCGGGCGCCGGCCCATGGCTGGAGGACACGGTGGCGTACCTCCAGACCAACCGCGACTTCCTGATGGCGTACCTGCGCGAGAAGCTGCCGTGGGTGCGCGCGTATGCGCCCGAGGCGACATACCTCGCGTGGCTGGACCTGCGCGACCACCCGCGCGCCGGGGACATCCAGGCCTTCTTGCTGAACGAGGCGAAGGTCGCCGTGCACGACGGCCCGGTCTTCGCGCCCGAGGCGCAGAAGGCGCAGTATCAGGGCTTTGTCCGGCTGAACTTCGCCACCAGCCGCGCGATCCTCACCGAGGCGCTCGACCGCATGGCGACCGCCCTGAACAGCGCCCGCTGA
- a CDS encoding 5'-methylthioadenosine/adenosylhomocysteine nucleosidase has protein sequence MLAIMGAMDEEIELLLADLQDREDLGFPGVTLHRGVLDGVPVLLTRGGIGKVNAALTTAYLLMQGASRVVFTGVAGGVHPDLKVGDIVVSTDCVQHDVDVTALGYDAGTVPGESPSWAADPALRAAAVTAARGVEGVHVVEGRVASGDQFIASASGVARLREAFGAACAEMEGAAVAQVCAKAGVPFVVIRSVSDTADTGANVDYREFMPRVARHAKQVVRGMLAGLPPAP, from the coding sequence ATGCTGGCGATCATGGGCGCGATGGACGAGGAAATCGAACTGCTGCTGGCGGACCTGCAGGACCGTGAGGACCTGGGCTTTCCCGGCGTGACGCTACACCGCGGCGTGCTGGACGGCGTGCCGGTGCTGCTCACGCGCGGCGGCATCGGCAAGGTGAACGCCGCGCTGACGACGGCGTACCTGCTGATGCAGGGCGCGTCGCGCGTGGTGTTCACCGGCGTGGCGGGCGGCGTGCACCCGGACCTGAAGGTGGGCGACATCGTCGTCAGCACCGACTGCGTGCAGCACGACGTGGACGTGACCGCGCTGGGCTACGACGCGGGCACGGTGCCCGGCGAGAGCCCGAGCTGGGCGGCCGATCCGGCGCTGCGGGCCGCCGCCGTGACGGCCGCGCGCGGCGTGGAGGGCGTGCACGTGGTCGAGGGCCGCGTGGCGAGCGGCGACCAGTTCATCGCGTCGGCGTCCGGCGTGGCGCGGCTGCGCGAGGCCTTCGGCGCGGCGTGCGCCGAGATGGAGGGCGCGGCGGTCGCGCAGGTGTGCGCCAAGGCCGGCGTGCCCTTCGTGGTGATCCGCTCGGTGAGCGACACCGCCGACACGGGCGCGAACGTGGACTACCGCGAGTTCATGCCGCGGGTCGCCCGGCACGCCAAGCAGGTCGTGCGCGGCATGCTCGCCGGACTGCCGCCGGCGCCGTGA
- a CDS encoding LrgB family protein, whose product MTWTAVTLLAFALGVVAQTRARSPLANPTLIATLLVAATLLALRVPYATYLHDVGPLQGLLAPAVVALAVPLYRLRALLARQWRALVLGGLAGTVAGVAVDAGLARALHLGDDAQRSLLTAPATSPVALQLAQLTGAPPALAATLAVLSGLLGALILPPVLSALGVQHPLARGIAIGAVSHGIGTARAREEGELTGAASSIGMGLAALTVTLVVAGLSRP is encoded by the coding sequence GTGACGTGGACCGCGGTGACGCTGCTGGCCTTCGCGCTGGGCGTGGTCGCGCAGACGCGGGCCCGCTCGCCGCTGGCGAACCCCACCCTGATCGCGACGCTGCTCGTCGCGGCGACGCTGCTCGCCTTGCGCGTGCCGTACGCCACGTACCTGCACGACGTCGGGCCGCTCCAGGGGCTGCTCGCTCCGGCGGTGGTGGCGCTGGCGGTGCCGCTGTACCGCCTGCGGGCGCTGCTGGCCCGGCAATGGCGGGCGCTGGTGCTGGGCGGGCTGGCCGGCACTGTGGCGGGCGTGGCGGTGGACGCCGGGCTGGCCCGCGCGCTGCATCTGGGTGACGACGCGCAGCGCTCGCTGCTCACCGCGCCGGCCACCAGCCCGGTCGCGCTCCAGCTCGCGCAGTTAACGGGCGCGCCGCCGGCGCTGGCGGCCACGCTGGCGGTGCTATCGGGCCTGCTGGGCGCGCTGATCCTGCCGCCGGTCCTGAGCGCGCTGGGCGTGCAGCATCCGCTCGCGCGGGGCATCGCCATCGGCGCGGTGTCGCACGGCATCGGCACCGCGCGGGCGCGCGAGGAGGGCGAGCTGACCGGCGCGGCCAGCTCCATCGGCATGGGGCTGGCCGCGCTGACCGTGACATTGGTGGTGGCGGGCCTCAGTCGGCCATGA
- a CDS encoding MOSC domain-containing protein yields MRVLSVCVGQPRAMRSKSGWSGIHKMPVDGPVHVGRLGLAGDHILDTEHHGGVEQAVYIYTAPDYAWWSERLGRPLSPGTFGENLLLSDLESAAVRLGQRFRVGGAVLEVASARVPCVTLAERMGDPAFVKKFRDARRPGVYARVLHEGPVQAGDPVTLLDVAPGMDGTILDNFEAFYVRHPGAATVMAD; encoded by the coding sequence ATGCGAGTCCTGAGCGTGTGCGTGGGCCAGCCGCGGGCGATGCGGAGCAAGTCCGGCTGGAGCGGCATTCACAAGATGCCGGTGGACGGCCCCGTGCACGTGGGCCGGCTGGGGTTGGCCGGCGACCACATCCTGGACACCGAACACCACGGCGGCGTGGAGCAGGCCGTGTACATCTACACCGCGCCGGACTACGCGTGGTGGTCGGAGCGGCTGGGCCGGCCGCTGTCGCCCGGGACCTTCGGCGAGAACCTGTTGCTGTCCGACCTCGAATCCGCGGCAGTGCGGCTGGGCCAGCGGTTCCGGGTGGGCGGCGCGGTGCTGGAGGTCGCGTCCGCGCGGGTGCCGTGCGTGACCCTGGCCGAGCGCATGGGCGACCCGGCCTTCGTCAAGAAGTTCCGCGACGCGCGCCGGCCCGGTGTGTACGCCCGCGTGCTGCACGAGGGGCCGGTGCAGGCGGGTGACCCGGTGACGCTGCTGGACGTCGCGCCCGGGATGGACGGCACCATCCTGGACAACTTCGAGGCCTTCTACGTGCGCCACCCGGGCGCGGCCACCGTCATGGCCGACTGA
- a CDS encoding ATP phosphoribosyltransferase regulatory subunit, producing MRPVSASARVLSRSTAPGIPEGTRDVLPPEWAQREALRARLAATFSAWGYRGIEVPALEYASPAHPQDALAFKLIDSGGQVLALRSEFTTAVGRLARTRFPAGPFPLRLQYAGRLWLRALTSELGRLREFNQSGVELIGVESAHADAELLHLADAALRDVGVHAQLEVGYPGFVDAVLEDAGLHGRAREELHHAIDRKSGADVDVLARRDGLSGDVTRTLHELTELYGGPEVLDAAAHMAQGTRARAAVAHLRDVAAQVGGPLLFDLGVSRRYDYYTGVTFRAYSSGLNQPVLGGGRYALEGGLPGAGFAIGLERLARAAASALPPEPEVVLALDLAGAQAARDAGLHAELAWTDDRAALSAYSRERGITRWIAGNGWLEVQP from the coding sequence ATGCGCCCCGTGAGTGCGTCCGCCCGTGTCCTGTCCCGCTCCACCGCTCCCGGCATTCCCGAGGGCACCCGCGACGTGCTGCCGCCCGAGTGGGCGCAGCGCGAGGCCCTGCGCGCCCGGCTGGCCGCCACCTTCAGCGCGTGGGGGTACCGGGGCATCGAGGTGCCGGCACTGGAATACGCGAGCCCCGCGCACCCGCAGGACGCGCTGGCGTTCAAGCTGATCGACTCGGGCGGCCAGGTGCTGGCGCTGCGCAGCGAGTTCACGACCGCCGTGGGCCGGCTGGCCCGCACGCGCTTCCCGGCGGGGCCATTCCCGCTGCGGCTCCAGTACGCCGGGCGGCTGTGGCTGCGCGCCCTGACCAGCGAACTCGGGCGCCTGCGCGAGTTCAACCAGTCGGGCGTGGAGCTGATCGGAGTCGAGAGCGCGCACGCGGACGCCGAACTGCTGCACCTCGCGGACGCCGCGCTGCGCGACGTGGGCGTGCACGCGCAGCTCGAGGTGGGCTACCCGGGCTTCGTGGACGCGGTGCTGGAGGACGCCGGGCTGCACGGCCGGGCGCGTGAGGAGCTGCACCACGCCATCGACCGCAAGAGCGGCGCGGACGTGGACGTGCTGGCCCGCCGCGACGGCCTGTCGGGTGACGTCACGCGCACGCTGCACGAGCTGACCGAGCTGTACGGCGGCCCGGAGGTGCTGGACGCCGCCGCACACATGGCGCAGGGCACGCGGGCGCGGGCGGCCGTGGCGCACCTGCGTGACGTCGCGGCGCAGGTCGGCGGGCCGCTGCTGTTCGACCTAGGCGTCAGCCGCCGCTACGACTACTACACCGGCGTGACGTTCCGCGCGTACTCGTCGGGCCTGAACCAGCCGGTGCTGGGCGGCGGCCGCTACGCGCTGGAGGGCGGGCTGCCCGGCGCGGGCTTCGCCATCGGGCTGGAGCGCCTGGCGCGCGCGGCGGCCAGTGCCCTGCCGCCGGAACCGGAGGTGGTGCTCGCCCTGGATCTGGCGGGCGCGCAGGCGGCGCGCGACGCCGGCCTGCACGCCGAACTCGCGTGGACGGACGACCGCGCGGCGCTGAGCGCGTACAGCCGCGAGCGGGGCATCACCCGCTGGATTGCGGGCAACGGGTGGCTGGAGGTGCAGCCGTGA
- a CDS encoding 3'(2'),5'-bisphosphate nucleotidase CysQ produces MTTPAYAAELEVATRLAHEAGALLQGHLRAGLNVEHKTSIDDPVTAADREASVLITAGLAAAFPDDGLLSEEEADSDRRLSRGRVWIVDPIDGTKEYAGGSDDYCVSIGLAVGGEPVLGVVYAPATDELFTGVVGHGVTYSGTHAAPSTENGWRVAVSDTEYGRELRGLDLPGMHPSGSIALKLARIAAGHADATFTMSPRSEWDIAAGHALLRAAGGELRRRDGRPITYNRPAPHVEQGIVGGIPDALAWLEAELGSRALPTAHLGLRPDAPAWTTLDAADQTALTGHPGVYVRHAAGRVLALLVVDPATRTVERAEGDAFHLERLTRDVTRALGALTPAGR; encoded by the coding sequence ATGACCACGCCCGCCTACGCCGCCGAACTGGAGGTCGCGACCCGCCTGGCGCACGAGGCCGGCGCGCTGCTGCAGGGCCACCTGCGCGCCGGCCTGAATGTCGAGCACAAGACCTCCATCGACGATCCCGTGACCGCCGCCGACCGGGAGGCCTCGGTGCTGATCACCGCCGGGCTAGCCGCCGCGTTCCCCGACGACGGGCTGCTCAGCGAGGAGGAGGCCGACAGCGACCGCCGCCTGTCGCGCGGCCGGGTGTGGATCGTCGATCCCATCGACGGCACCAAGGAGTACGCGGGCGGCAGCGACGACTACTGCGTGAGCATCGGCCTGGCCGTGGGCGGCGAGCCGGTGCTGGGCGTGGTGTACGCGCCCGCCACCGACGAACTGTTCACGGGCGTGGTCGGGCACGGCGTCACGTACTCCGGCACCCACGCCGCGCCGTCCACCGAGAACGGCTGGCGCGTCGCCGTGTCCGACACCGAGTACGGGCGCGAACTGCGCGGCCTCGACCTGCCCGGCATGCACCCCAGCGGAAGCATCGCCCTGAAACTCGCGCGGATCGCCGCCGGGCACGCGGACGCGACCTTCACCATGTCACCGCGCAGCGAGTGGGACATCGCCGCCGGGCACGCCCTGCTGCGCGCCGCCGGCGGAGAGCTGCGCCGCCGCGACGGCCGGCCGATCACCTACAACCGCCCCGCGCCGCACGTCGAGCAGGGGATCGTGGGCGGCATTCCGGACGCCCTGGCGTGGCTGGAGGCCGAACTGGGTTCCCGCGCGCTCCCCACCGCGCACCTGGGCCTGCGCCCGGACGCGCCTGCGTGGACGACCCTGGACGCCGCAGACCAGACCGCACTGACTGGACACCCTGGCGTCTACGTCCGCCACGCCGCCGGGCGGGTGCTGGCCCTGCTGGTCGTCGATCCGGCCACCCGCACGGTCGAGCGGGCCGAGGGCGACGCCTTCCACCTCGAGCGCCTCACGCGGGACGTCACGCGGGCCCTGGGGGCGCTGACGCCGGCCGGACGCTAG
- a CDS encoding GNAT family N-acetyltransferase: MTEHAPTPSPVGGSGDGAAVTLKPLLDFTPAEWRTLHGFFRNRELADWNDAKPIHLPEWLFRRIMQDEERGGERAGFGVLDAAGRLIGSAELYDLRPPPPLAATTGTLGIMIGYPELWGQGYGRGGVNALLRWAFETRDPPLTRVRLTTFGHNRRAQRAFAACGFRETGRTERPGRTDVHMDISRSEWRSRRERPAE; the protein is encoded by the coding sequence ATGACGGAGCACGCGCCCACGCCCTCCCCGGTCGGCGGATCGGGGGATGGGGCGGCCGTGACCCTCAAACCGCTGCTCGACTTCACGCCGGCCGAGTGGCGCACCCTGCACGGCTTTTTCCGCAACCGCGAACTTGCAGACTGGAACGACGCCAAACCCATCCACCTGCCGGAGTGGCTGTTCCGGCGGATCATGCAGGACGAGGAACGCGGCGGCGAGCGCGCGGGCTTCGGCGTTCTGGACGCTGCGGGCCGATTGATCGGCAGCGCGGAGCTGTACGACCTGCGCCCGCCGCCGCCGCTGGCCGCCACGACCGGCACGCTGGGCATCATGATCGGCTACCCGGAGCTGTGGGGCCAGGGCTATGGGCGCGGCGGCGTCAACGCGCTGCTGCGCTGGGCCTTTGAGACGCGCGATCCGCCGCTCACGCGCGTGCGCCTCACGACCTTCGGGCACAACCGCCGCGCCCAGCGGGCCTTCGCCGCGTGCGGCTTCCGCGAGACCGGCCGCACCGAGCGCCCCGGCCGCACCGACGTGCACATGGACATCAGCCGGAGCGAATGGCGCTCCCGGCGCGAGCGTCCGGCAGAATAG
- a CDS encoding CidA/LrgA family protein, with amino-acid sequence MTGRDSAGGSITARLPAPARFVLGLGVLLAFAALGQGLVTALHLPLPGSVVGMALLWGALGARVIRLHWISDAADGLLGVLGLLFVPATVGFIGYLSAGAAWGWWLLVMAAGLLVGAGVAGVLASRMVRGET; translated from the coding sequence GTGACCGGGCGGGACAGCGCCGGCGGGTCGATCACCGCCCGCCTGCCCGCCCCGGCGCGCTTCGTGCTGGGCCTGGGCGTCCTGCTGGCCTTCGCGGCGCTGGGGCAGGGTCTGGTCACCGCCCTGCACCTGCCCCTGCCGGGCTCCGTCGTCGGCATGGCGCTGCTGTGGGGTGCACTGGGCGCGCGCGTGATCCGCCTGCACTGGATCTCGGACGCCGCGGACGGCCTGCTGGGCGTTCTGGGCCTGCTGTTCGTGCCGGCCACCGTGGGCTTCATCGGGTACCTGTCGGCCGGCGCAGCGTGGGGCTGGTGGCTACTGGTGATGGCGGCCGGGCTGCTGGTCGGTGCGGGCGTGGCGGGCGTGCTCGCGTCGCGGATGGTGCGGGGCGAGACGTGA
- the mnmA gene encoding tRNA 2-thiouridine(34) synthase MnmA: protein MSAPAPATAPAVSPATGRGERVLCAMSGGVDSSVTASLLKEQGFEVIGAMMRFWPDDKRVDTFDTCCSPDAAYEARRVAEQVGVPFYLLDYREQFQRHIVGPFLDEYAHGRTPNPCVNCNTKVKFDELVKKAKMLGCRYVATGHYVKRVVNAAGGVEFWRGDDPRKDQTYFLWGTPRDALPYILFPVGELEKPRVREIAAERGLLTAHKPESQNICFVPGRVQDFVAEHLPQASGAIREISTGERVGDHLGTQFYTLGQKKGLGLYQSHRVRHVVHLDPATNTVWVGDYDDCLWTGLRASRANWLLDVTDVPAELDVQVRYRSTPVRARVVHADAESFELAFVEPQFAVAPGQSAVLYDGPRLLGGGLIDDHARELPPIA from the coding sequence ATGAGCGCTCCGGCCCCTGCCACCGCACCCGCCGTCTCCCCCGCCACCGGCCGCGGGGAACGCGTGCTGTGCGCGATGTCCGGCGGCGTGGACTCGTCGGTCACGGCGTCGCTGCTCAAGGAGCAGGGCTTCGAGGTGATCGGCGCGATGATGCGCTTCTGGCCGGACGACAAGCGGGTCGACACCTTCGACACCTGCTGCTCGCCCGACGCGGCGTACGAGGCGCGGCGCGTGGCCGAACAGGTCGGCGTGCCCTTCTACCTGCTCGACTACCGCGAGCAGTTCCAGCGGCACATCGTGGGGCCGTTCCTGGACGAGTACGCCCACGGCCGCACGCCGAACCCCTGCGTGAACTGCAACACCAAGGTGAAGTTCGACGAACTGGTGAAGAAGGCGAAGATGCTCGGCTGCCGCTATGTGGCGACCGGCCACTACGTCAAGCGTGTGGTGAATGCGGCGGGCGGCGTAGAGTTCTGGCGCGGCGACGATCCCCGCAAGGACCAGACGTACTTCCTGTGGGGCACGCCACGGGACGCGCTGCCGTACATCCTGTTCCCGGTGGGTGAACTGGAGAAGCCGCGCGTGCGCGAGATCGCCGCGGAGCGTGGCCTGCTGACCGCCCACAAGCCCGAGAGCCAGAACATCTGCTTCGTGCCGGGCCGGGTGCAGGACTTCGTGGCCGAGCACCTCCCGCAGGCCAGCGGCGCGATCCGCGAGATCAGCACCGGCGAGCGCGTGGGCGACCACCTGGGCACGCAGTTCTACACGCTGGGCCAGAAGAAGGGGCTGGGCCTGTACCAGTCCCACCGCGTGCGGCACGTCGTGCACCTCGACCCGGCCACGAACACCGTGTGGGTGGGCGACTACGACGATTGCCTGTGGACGGGCTTGCGCGCCAGCCGCGCGAACTGGCTACTTGACGTGACGGACGTGCCCGCCGAGCTGGACGTGCAGGTGCGCTACCGCAGCACGCCGGTGCGCGCGCGCGTGGTGCACGCCGACGCGGAGTCCTTCGAACTGGCGTTCGTGGAACCGCAGTTCGCAGTCGCGCCCGGCCAGAGTGCCGTGCTGTACGACGGCCCGCGCCTGCTGGGCGGCGGCCTGATCGACGACCACGCCCGCGAGCTGCCGCCGATCGCGTAG
- a CDS encoding endonuclease III domain-containing protein, translating to MTLPAAPRPTPDTLPAPPHLPEIARRLRERYLPDPPVPTRSREPLDGLISTILSQQNTAPITRRQFAALKAAYPRWEAALADGPDGIEGVLKEAGGGLSRIKAGYIHAALAHLDDTRAELSLRDLRDLPDADVRTLLEGMPGVGMKTASCVLLFELARPAMPVDTHIWRIAGRLGLTPEGWNAVKVERWFDRVLPREWGARYTFHVATIRHGRETCRARHPRCDACVLLDLCPSAALLAPRLPAMLQP from the coding sequence GTGACCCTGCCGGCCGCGCCCCGCCCGACCCCCGATACCCTGCCCGCCCCCCCGCACCTGCCCGAGATCGCGCGGCGGCTGCGGGAACGCTACCTGCCCGATCCGCCCGTGCCCACCCGCAGCCGCGAGCCGCTGGACGGGCTGATCTCGACCATCCTGTCGCAGCAGAACACCGCGCCGATCACGCGCCGGCAGTTCGCCGCCCTGAAGGCCGCGTATCCCCGCTGGGAGGCGGCCCTGGCGGACGGCCCGGACGGCATCGAGGGCGTGCTGAAGGAAGCGGGCGGCGGGCTGTCGCGGATCAAGGCCGGGTACATCCACGCGGCGCTTGCCCACCTGGACGACACGCGCGCGGAGCTGAGCCTGCGGGACCTGCGCGACCTGCCGGACGCGGACGTGCGCACCCTGCTGGAGGGCATGCCCGGCGTGGGCATGAAGACCGCGAGCTGCGTGCTGCTGTTCGAGCTGGCGCGGCCCGCCATGCCCGTAGACACGCACATCTGGCGCATCGCCGGGCGCCTGGGCCTCACGCCGGAAGGCTGGAACGCCGTGAAGGTCGAGCGGTGGTTCGACCGCGTGCTGCCGCGCGAGTGGGGAGCGCGCTACACCTTCCACGTGGCGACCATCCGCCACGGCCGCGAGACCTGCCGCGCCCGCCACCCGCGCTGCGACGCGTGCGTGCTCCTTGACCTGTGCCCCTCGGCCGCGCTGCTCGCTCCGCGCCTGCCCGCTATGCTCCAGCCATGA
- a CDS encoding NAD(P)-dependent oxidoreductase codes for MRVLLPDLPEFRALTEVGERSVPGCDLAYYSDGHVPDGEASGVVLWFASSDTRDRLLATPGVRWVLTLTAGIDHVRNLIPPGVQLFNANRLHERAVAVHALAGMLTAARGFHRFRDAQARHDWAPPKTLSESGLISLDRTRVVLWGFGHIGRNLEELLRPFDVFLNGISSATTDSERDEFLSTADFVVLLLPSTPDTRGIVNADIIGRMKRGAWLVNVGRGNLIVRDDLIAALRSGHLSGAVLDVTDPEPLPQDDPLWAEENVIITPHIASTTTDLVYRGASLTRDFLIDLQQGHEPEGLVESWRKY; via the coding sequence ATGCGTGTGCTGCTGCCGGATCTGCCCGAGTTTCGAGCCCTCACTGAAGTCGGGGAGCGCAGCGTGCCCGGCTGCGACCTGGCGTACTACTCAGACGGCCACGTGCCGGACGGCGAGGCGTCCGGCGTCGTGCTGTGGTTCGCGTCCAGCGACACGCGTGACCGCCTGCTCGCCACGCCGGGCGTGCGGTGGGTGCTGACCCTCACGGCCGGGATCGACCACGTCCGGAACCTCATTCCGCCGGGCGTGCAGCTGTTCAACGCCAACCGCCTGCACGAACGCGCCGTGGCGGTGCACGCCCTGGCCGGCATGCTCACGGCCGCACGCGGCTTCCACCGCTTCCGGGACGCCCAGGCCCGCCACGACTGGGCCCCGCCGAAGACCCTCAGCGAATCGGGCCTGATCAGCCTCGACCGCACGCGGGTGGTGCTGTGGGGCTTCGGGCACATCGGCCGCAACCTCGAGGAGCTGCTGCGTCCCTTCGACGTGTTCCTGAACGGCATCTCCTCGGCCACCACCGACAGCGAGCGCGACGAGTTCCTGAGCACCGCCGACTTCGTGGTGCTGCTGCTCCCCAGCACGCCCGACACGCGCGGCATCGTCAACGCCGACATCATCGGCCGCATGAAGCGCGGCGCGTGGCTGGTGAACGTCGGGCGCGGCAACCTGATCGTCCGGGACGACCTGATCGCGGCCCTCCGCAGCGGGCACCTGTCCGGCGCGGTGCTGGATGTCACGGACCCCGAGCCCCTGCCGCAGGACGATCCCCTGTGGGCCGAGGAGAACGTGATCATCACGCCGCACATCGCCAGCACCACCACGGACCTCGTGTACCGCGGCGCAAGCCTCACGCGGGATTTCCTGATCGATCTGCAACAGGGCCACGAACCCGAGGGTCTGGTCGAATCCTGGCGCAAATACTGA
- a CDS encoding DedA family protein, with amino-acid sequence MDSLVHSILAFSYVGIFLIVFAETGLLLGFFLPGDSLLITAGLLAASGDLSLGGVIVAVVAGGILGCISGYFIGQRFGPAVFRNQESRFFKPEYVTQAEKFFEQYGWQSVVLARFVPIVRTLVPTLAGVSRMPLGVFTAYNVLGALLWGVSLPALAYYFGKLIPNLDRYVLLIVAVVLVVSVIPVVVKVMQARRGA; translated from the coding sequence ATGGACTCGCTCGTTCACTCCATCCTCGCGTTCTCGTATGTCGGGATCTTCCTGATCGTGTTCGCGGAGACCGGCCTGCTGCTGGGCTTCTTCCTGCCGGGCGACAGCCTGCTGATCACGGCCGGGCTGCTCGCGGCGAGCGGCGACCTCAGCCTGGGCGGCGTGATCGTGGCGGTGGTCGCCGGCGGCATCCTGGGGTGCATCTCGGGGTATTTCATCGGGCAGCGCTTCGGGCCGGCGGTGTTCCGCAACCAGGAGTCGCGCTTCTTCAAGCCGGAGTACGTCACGCAGGCCGAGAAATTCTTTGAGCAGTACGGCTGGCAGTCGGTGGTGCTGGCGCGCTTCGTGCCCATCGTGCGGACACTGGTGCCCACCCTGGCCGGCGTGAGCCGCATGCCGCTGGGCGTGTTCACCGCGTACAACGTGCTGGGTGCGCTGCTGTGGGGCGTGTCGCTGCCAGCCCTGGCGTACTACTTCGGCAAGCTGATCCCGAACCTCGACCGCTACGTGCTGCTGATCGTGGCCGTGGTGCTGGTCGTGAGCGTGATTCCGGTGGTCGTGAAGGTCATGCAGGCCCGCCGCGGAGCGTAG
- the hisG gene encoding ATP phosphoribosyltransferase, translating into MSPLPGRAPDHLTLALPKGRILEDAIDLLSRAGLPLTLPEKSRALRHEFPGVTVLELRNQDVPVYVDLGVADAGIVGKDVLVESGRTVYEPLDLRFAPCRLSLIREVGAAGPVNRVGTKYPRAAQAYLNERGVPAEIVKLNGNIELAALTGLADAVIDLVQTGGTLRANNLEELDVLFHSSARLIVNRAALKLRRDRLHPLITRLRELVAEPQPG; encoded by the coding sequence GTGAGCCCCCTGCCCGGCCGCGCGCCGGACCACCTGACGCTGGCCCTGCCCAAGGGCCGCATTCTGGAGGACGCCATCGACCTGCTGTCGCGCGCGGGGCTGCCCCTGACGCTGCCGGAGAAGTCCCGCGCGCTGCGGCACGAGTTCCCCGGCGTGACGGTGCTGGAGCTGCGCAACCAGGACGTGCCGGTGTACGTCGACCTGGGCGTGGCGGACGCCGGCATCGTTGGCAAGGATGTGCTCGTCGAGTCCGGCCGCACCGTCTACGAACCGCTCGACCTGCGGTTCGCGCCGTGCCGCCTGTCCCTGATCCGCGAGGTGGGCGCGGCCGGGCCGGTGAACCGCGTGGGCACGAAGTACCCGCGCGCCGCGCAGGCGTACCTGAACGAGCGGGGCGTACCGGCCGAGATCGTGAAGCTGAACGGCAACATCGAACTCGCCGCGCTGACCGGGCTGGCCGACGCCGTGATCGACCTCGTGCAGACCGGGGGCACGCTGCGCGCGAACAACTTGGAGGAACTGGATGTGCTGTTCCACTCCAGCGCCCGCCTGATCGTGAACCGCGCGGCGCTGAAGCTCCGGCGCGACCGCCTGCACCCGCTGATCACGCGCCTGCGGGAACTGGTGGCCGAGCCGCAGCCGGGCTGA